The Mytilus trossulus isolate FHL-02 chromosome 3, PNRI_Mtr1.1.1.hap1, whole genome shotgun sequence genome contains a region encoding:
- the LOC134711351 gene encoding uncharacterized protein LOC134711351 isoform X2 has translation MSVFDLLNIFPDFAKIAVYLFAKSHLDHYVQQYHKVDMDNIKKALNNRGQSKTVRDLLIEEAKNLLTDEKIGPAALMFTAGYLRKELVIHNEEGVTDYLCACPCAEGVEVQHIYHDKGDNFYPLSHKDLWRADGPSTRSKIPDNYQTLEEDNKGCLPGMESDSVIFRRYGHEIWQGDLNRLSKGHWLDDSLIYVAIRHHQETYATEEIYTFDPVFSRKLLAKENCPDDGSRLILHSCNIDLVNAYSRRIPFEEKRLILIPICDNTHWILASFCPKTFTVTIMCSMGGCYRKTAQSLGRFKSSKMGMIVAYL, from the exons ATGAGTGTTTTCGACCTCCTGAACATATTTCCAGATTTTGCAAAAATTGCGGTTTACCTTTTTGCAAAATCCCATTTGGACCATTATGTACAGCAG TATCATAAAGTTGACATGGACAACATCAAGAAGGCCCTAAACAACAGAGGCCAAAGCAAGACAGTCAGAGACCTGTTAATTGAGGAGGCCAAAAACCTGTTGACAGATGAAAAAATTG GTCCTGCAGCATTAATGTTTACTGCAGGATACCTTAGGAAAGAGCTGGTGATACACAATGAAGAGGGGGTTACGGACTACTTGTGTGCCTGTCCTTGTGCTGAAGGGGTAGAAGTGCAGCACATCTATCATGATAAGGGAGACAACTTCTACCCCTTATCCCATAAGGATTTATGGAGAG CTGATGGCCCAAGTACCCGTTCAAAAATCCCAGACAATTACCAGACATTGGAAGAGGATAATAAAGG ATGCTTACCAGGAATGGAATCAGATTCAGT AATTTTTCGCCGATATGGACATGAAATATGGCAGGGTGACTTAAACAGACTTTCAAAAGGTCATTGGTTGGAtgacagccttatttatgttgcAATAAG ACATCATCAAGAGACCTATGCAACAGAAGAGATTTACACATTTGATCCAGTTTTCAGCAGGAAGCTGTTAGCCAAAGAAAATTGTCCTGATGATGG TTCTAGGCTGATCCTACATTCCTGCAATATAGACCTTGTGAATGCCTATAGCAGAAGAATACCTTTTGAAGAGAAGCGGTTAATACTGATCCCTATATGTGACAA TACACACTGGATTCTGGCTTCCTTTTGCCCAAAGACTTTCACTGTAACCATTATGTGTTCAATGGGAGGTTGCTATAGAAAAACAGCACAATCACTTGGaag gtTCAAAAGCAGCAAAATGGGAATGATTGTGGCGTATTTGTAG
- the LOC134710727 gene encoding uncharacterized protein LOC134710727, with the protein MEESSENVPEKQKQKKKSRNVIDGKTRVLPVPEWKAQEQNALKRVKRLANKVKRFSSETAFPPMGFFYIHAGAVHAFGHEQSCKIFFSKENIQKLDVTVMDTEVTQKDDKPTIDIRNIDLDIDFNNVKINTLRQSYSQLSFNKGAGERSTYKVENRPPYWPEDIPFVSHSKRKGDGSGRIITSDMMVKCLDSFKEYCIEGVQAGFIPINVPETYDILKK; encoded by the exons ATGGAAGAAAGCTCTGAAAATGTGCCAGAGAAACAAA aacaaaagaaaaaatcaagAAATGTCATTGATGGCAAAACCAGG GTGTTGCCAGTACCTGAGTGGAAAGCTCAAGAGCAAAATGCTCTGAAAAGAGTGAAGCGTTTGGCCAATAAG gtGAAAAGATTTTCATCAGAAACAGCATTTCCacctatgggttttttttatattcatgctGGTGCTGTTCATGCATTTG gtcaTGAACAAAGttgcaagatatttttttcgaaGGAGAATATCCAAAAATTAGATGTTACAGTAATGGACACAGAAGTAACACAAAAAG ATGACAAGCCCACTATAGACATTAGAAATATTGATCTTGACATTGATTTTAATAATGTCAAGATCAATACTCTTAGACAGAGCTACTCCCAACTAAGTTTTAATAAAG gaGCAGGTGAGAGATCAACATACAAGGTGGAAAACAGACCACCATACTGGCCAGAGGATATACCATTTGTGTCCCACTCTAAGAGAAAAG GTGATGGATCTGGAAGAATCATAACAAGTGACATGATGGTGAAGTGTCTGGATTCCTTCAAAGAATACTGCATTGAG GGAGTACAAGCAGGATTCATCCCAATAAATGTACCAGAGACATATgacattttaaag AAATGA
- the LOC134711348 gene encoding cytochrome c oxidase assembly protein COX20, mitochondrial-like isoform X1: protein MEEEEKQEKTKKIFSQEVWKEPCFRDTMLVGSSSGLISGLATFIFTSSGRKMFHASFLGFLVPYIGYGSYCWYTTSKQQAYIDKINETISKIDKDEPI, encoded by the exons ATGGAAGAAGaggaaaaacaagaaaagaca aaaaaaatcttcagtCAAGAGGTATGGAAGGAACCCTGTTTCAGAGATACAATGTTAGTTGGTAGTTCTAGTGGACTTATAAGTGGTCTTGCTactttcatatttacaa GCAGTGGACGGAAAATGTTCCATGCATCATTTCTAGGATTTTTGGTTCCATACATTGGTTATGG atcttaTTGTTGGTACACCACATCAAAACAGCAGGCATACatagacaaaataaatgaaacaatatCAAAAATTGACAAAGATGAACCAATATAG
- the LOC134711351 gene encoding sentrin-specific protease 1-like isoform X1, which translates to MSVFDLLNIFPDFAKIAVYLFAKSHLDHYVQQYHKVDMDNIKKALNNRGQSKTVRDLLIEEAKNLLTDEKIGPAALMFTAGYLRKELVIHNEEGVTDYLCACPCAEGVEVQHIYHDKGDNFYPLSHKDLWRADGPSTRSKIPDNYQTLEEDNKGCLPGMESDSVIFRRYGHEIWQGDLNRLSKGHWLDDSLIYVAIRHHQETYATEEIYTFDPVFSRKLLAKENCPDDGSRLILHSCNIDLVNAYSRRIPFEEKRLILIPICDNTHWILASFCPKTFTVTIMCSMGGCYRKTAQSLGRYFAAMYAKSFEDVKISHAKVQKQQNGNDCGVFVVGYAECLMKNGNLADWKVKGRSQLLKIIKKMY; encoded by the exons ATGAGTGTTTTCGACCTCCTGAACATATTTCCAGATTTTGCAAAAATTGCGGTTTACCTTTTTGCAAAATCCCATTTGGACCATTATGTACAGCAG TATCATAAAGTTGACATGGACAACATCAAGAAGGCCCTAAACAACAGAGGCCAAAGCAAGACAGTCAGAGACCTGTTAATTGAGGAGGCCAAAAACCTGTTGACAGATGAAAAAATTG GTCCTGCAGCATTAATGTTTACTGCAGGATACCTTAGGAAAGAGCTGGTGATACACAATGAAGAGGGGGTTACGGACTACTTGTGTGCCTGTCCTTGTGCTGAAGGGGTAGAAGTGCAGCACATCTATCATGATAAGGGAGACAACTTCTACCCCTTATCCCATAAGGATTTATGGAGAG CTGATGGCCCAAGTACCCGTTCAAAAATCCCAGACAATTACCAGACATTGGAAGAGGATAATAAAGG ATGCTTACCAGGAATGGAATCAGATTCAGT AATTTTTCGCCGATATGGACATGAAATATGGCAGGGTGACTTAAACAGACTTTCAAAAGGTCATTGGTTGGAtgacagccttatttatgttgcAATAAG ACATCATCAAGAGACCTATGCAACAGAAGAGATTTACACATTTGATCCAGTTTTCAGCAGGAAGCTGTTAGCCAAAGAAAATTGTCCTGATGATGG TTCTAGGCTGATCCTACATTCCTGCAATATAGACCTTGTGAATGCCTATAGCAGAAGAATACCTTTTGAAGAGAAGCGGTTAATACTGATCCCTATATGTGACAA TACACACTGGATTCTGGCTTCCTTTTGCCCAAAGACTTTCACTGTAACCATTATGTGTTCAATGGGAGGTTGCTATAGAAAAACAGCACAATCACTTGGaag ATACTTTGCTGCAATGTATGCCAAATCTTTTGAGGATGTTAAAATAAGTCATGCAAAG gtTCAAAAGCAGCAAAATGGGAATGATTGTGGCGTATTTGTAGTTGGATATGCTGAATGTTTAATGAAG aatGGGAATCTTGCAGATTGGAAAGTTAAAGGCAGATCGCAACTTCtcaagataattaaaaaaatgtactaa
- the LOC134711348 gene encoding cytochrome c oxidase assembly protein COX20, mitochondrial-like isoform X2, whose amino-acid sequence MEEEEKQEKTKKIFSQEVWKEPCFRDTMLVGSSSGLISGLATFIFTSSGRKMFHASFLGFLVPYIGYGSYCWYTTSKQQAYIDKINETISKIDKDEPI is encoded by the exons ATGGAAGAAGaggaaaaacaagaaaagaca aaaaaaatcttcagtCAAGAGGTATGGAAGGAACCCTGTTTCAGAGATACAATGTTAGTTGGTAGTTCTAGTGGACTTATAAGTGGTCTTGCTactttcatatttacaagtag TGGACGGAAAATGTTCCATGCATCATTTCTAGGATTTTTGGTTCCATACATTGGTTATGG atcttaTTGTTGGTACACCACATCAAAACAGCAGGCATACatagacaaaataaatgaaacaatatCAAAAATTGACAAAGATGAACCAATATAG